In a single window of the Drosophila miranda strain MSH22 chromosome XL, D.miranda_PacBio2.1, whole genome shotgun sequence genome:
- the LOC117186716 gene encoding serine/threonine-protein kinase pakA yields the protein MHAVQGMAGTDGRSPELARENLFQPNMDDAKPNNNNNNNNNINSNAKSQYGDCSSTGRTMCSIENQPMRQQPTTPASAAAQSATAVVRKRNLSSSNLVNDLEILDRELSAINAPMLLIDPEITQGAEQLEKASLSASRKRMRSNSISEDESDRAGASMDSPNSKRNKLSVDHHHHHHLELDDFDMNQNQKDFEVIMDALRLGTPTSPSGANDSCGQAAMLSESASVFHNLVVTSLET from the exons ATGCATGCTGTTCAGGGCATGGCGGG AACTGACGGCCGAAGTCCGGAACTGGCTCGTGAGAATCTCTTCCAGCCAAATATGGACGATGCCAAgccgaacaacaacaacaataataacaacaacatcaacagcaACGCCAAATCCCAATACGGAGACTGCTCTTCCACGGGTCGCACCATGTGCTCCATTGAAAACCAGCCGATGCGCCAGCAGCCGACCACTCCCGCATCAGCCGCTGCGCAATCCGCCACGGCGGTCGTCCGGAAGCGAAACCTGTCCAGCAGCAATCTGGTGAACGACCTGGAGATACTAGACCGCGAGCTCAGCGCAATCAATGCGCCCATGCTGCTCATCGACCCGGAGATCACCCAGGGGGCGGAGCAACTGGAGAAGGCCTCCCTCTCTGCATCCCGCAAGCGAATGAGGAGCAACAGCATCAGCGAGGACGAGAGCGACCG CGCTGGCGCCTCCATGGACAGTCCAAACAGCAAGCGCAACAAGCTGTCCGTcgaccaccaccaccatcaccaTCTCGAGCTGGACGATTTCGACatgaaccagaaccagaaggACTTTGAAGTGATAATGGATGCCCTGCGCCTGGGCACACCCACGTCTCCCAGCGGCGCCAATGACTCGTGCGGCCAGGCAGCCATGTTGAGCGAGTCAGCGAGTGTGTTTCACAATCTTGTGGTCACCTCGCTGGAGACATGA